The DNA segment AAAGGAAAACGGCTACGTGAAAGGTGTGTTTCCACGCATTGGTTATGCCAAAGTTCGGAAGCAAACTCTGGTGCGTCGAGGCGTCCCCTACGATCTAGCACACGTTCTTCTTAGTCGCAAAGGATGCCGAAGCAACGGTGGTTACTTGCTGGGTAGCGGCACCTGGGCGGGGTTCTTTAGGTACGAAATCAAATCCAAAAACTGCTCGTCGGTCAGTAGCCCGCCTGGCTGATTGGGGGCGGCTCCTAATTGCAAGTCTGGCATCGGCGAGAGATTGGTTTTCTTCTGCGCTTCGATCTGATCCTTCTCGACCGTCACGCGTTCGGTTGGCGTTTGCAGGGTGAGCGTTTTATCGTTTTGCTCGGCCACGATTCCGCTGAACACGCGGCCATCTTCCAATTGCAGCACGGTCATCCGGTAATCGGCACTCACCACGGCGCTGGGGTCGATGATGTTTTGCAACAGGTAATCGAGATTGCTCCGATTGCTGCCGGTCAGGTCAGGGCCGATCGTGCTTCCTTCGCCGTACAAGCGGTGGCATTTGGCACACAGCCCTTCAAACACGACACGCCCCCGGGCCATGTCGGCCTGGGCGAGATTCTCTTCGCTGAGGCGTTCTTTCCAGTAGGCCATCGCTTTCTGTTTCTCTTCGCTCGACTCGCGAACTTCTCCCCATACTTCGTTGGCCCGCTGGTTGAGGGTTTCGTCGCCGAGCGATCGTAACTGCCGCACGTGAATCGCCGTGACGTCCGACTTGCGAATGCGATTGTTGGCCAGGGCATCGAGCAGCACATGAGCAAACACCGGACGCGAAAGCAAGATCGACAACACTTCTGGCCGCTGTGTCTCCCAGAAGCGGCGATAGTTCGCCACCAACAGTTCCGCCGCAGCAGGGTCGTTATATTGAGCCAGCCCGCGTGCCGCTACCACGTTGACCATGGGTGTGGTAATCAGCTTCTCGCAAAGCGTACGCAGATCGTCTGGCTTGGCTTCAATCAGGGAAGCCAACGCCGCCCGGCGGGCCTGCAGGTCGGCTTCGTTGTTTAATGCCAACGCCCGCAGTTCGTCCAGCGCCCGGCCATCGCCAAACACGGCTCCTAGTTCAAGAACCTTTGCGGGAATGCCTTGCACGGGGAGCTTGGACAACTTCAAAGCAAGCGAGTCCCACGCCGTTGGCTTGGGTGCCTTCGACCACCCACGCAGTGCTTCGCTCATGCCAGTTAACATGGCGGCTGCCTGGGATGCGTCAAAGCTTTTAGCCCGCCCGATCAGGGCGTTGATCGCATCTGGCTGGGTTTCGATCTCTTCGGTCAACCGGCGGGCGATCAGCCGGGTAGTGGTTGGCCACGTGCTGGCTGAGGCAACTGTCCCCAGGTCTTTCAAGTGCTCTCCCTTGTTCGACATCAGCCCGTACCAAACCATCATCGGCAAGTTGTGGTCGTTGGCGTCTTCCGGGTGGCGAACTAATTGCGTGGCCAGCTTGCCCCGCAGTTCCACCGGAAGCCGCTGCAGCGTTGAAGCGAGCGTCAGCCGGACGAACGCCGAGTCGTCGGATGCGGCCATTTGCACGAATTTGGGCAGCATCTCTCTGGCTTCTTCCCGAACCTGTTGGGCAAGGGCAGCATTTTGCGGAACTGGCCCTTGAGCGGCGTCTAGCGGCCACTGCTCGGTGAGCAAACGGATCGCCCACGCCCGCATGTGTTCGTTTTTATCGTCTAATAACTTGAGCAACAGCGATTGATCGGTGCCACCAATCGCGTGCAAGGTCCAAAGGTAGCGGAGTCGGTTGCGGTCGTGCTTGGCCAACGAGGTCAATCCTTGCTCAGGCTTTTCCTCGAACACCAGCGGCTGAAGCAATTGAATTAGGGGGCTCATGTCTTCCCCTGCCAAGTACTTTTCCTGCAAGACAATTCGCGCCATCCGTGGGGCCCAGTTGTCGTCGAGTTGCTGCACCATCGGGTTGAGGAAATACGAATCTCCGGTTGGTGGTCGCGTGAACTTTCGGGCCCCTTCATACGAAACCCGATAGATCCGCCCGCTGGTTCGATGGACACCGGTGTGGTCGTGACATTCGCCGGTATCGCTCCAATCGATCACGTACACGCTGCCATCAGGCCCAGCACTAAGGTCCATGCCTCGGAAGAAAGGATCGCCGCTGAGCAAGATATCTTTCCCATGCTGGCCGACGTAACCACTTCCTTCGCGAACCAAAATATCTTGATTCGCACGGCGGCCGTGCATGTTGAAAGTGAACAGATTGCCGCGATATTCTTCCGGCCAGTTGGCTCCTTGATAGATCATCATCCCCACGTGCGCGTGCCCGCCACCATACTTGTTGGCGACCCCGTCGCGCGAATCTTGCCAGCGCCCGGTCGTATCGAAGTGCCAATGATCGGCATGAGTGTCGATCAGTTGGTACGAATGCGGGTGAGGATCGAGGGCAAAGTTTTGCATGAAGTGAGCCCCAGGAATCATGTGCCATAGATGGCCGTTCACCGTGTTGATGAAGAAGAGTTCGCCCAGCTCGTCCCAGTCGTGCCCCCAGGGATTGGTTGTGCCGGTGGTCAGCACTTCCACATGCTTGGTTTGCGGGTGATAACGCCAGATGCCCCCTTCCATCGGTAACCGTTTTTCGTCGGGCGTGCCCGGCAAGCCGATATGGCCTGGGCACGAGTGACCGCAGCGCCCGTACAGCCAGCCATCGGGGCCGAAACGTAGCCCGTTGGCAAAATTGTGGTAGTTGTCTTTGGCGACGGTAAATCCATCGAGCACGACTTCGGCTGGGCCATCTGGTTTGCCATCGTGATCGGCATCGGGGATGAACAACACCTGAGGCGGGCACATCAGCCACACGCCCCCCGCTCCGACTTCCACGCTGGTCAGCAGTTGGACGTCATCGACAAAGACATTCCGTTTGTCGAGTTTGCCGTCGCCATCGGTGTCTTCAAAGAAAAGAACCCGGTCGCGTAAACTTCGATCGAACTTCAAGCTGGGCTGATCGTAGGTAAAGTTCTCCGCAATCCAAAGCCGCCCTTGGGCATCCCAGGCCATCGCGATTGGGTTTTGGACATCTGGTTCAGCAAAAACGACATCGACTTGGAATCCTTCAGGCACCTCGAAGCTGGCAGCGGCCTGCTGAGGGGGCATTGGCTGAGCTTCTTTGTCCCGTTCGGAATTGTGAATTTCCGGAAAATCAGCCCAAACCGGGGAGGCAATCAGCAGCAAGATGAGCAAGGTTCGCATGAGCGATTCGCCTTCGTAAGGTAAGCGGGGGGAGAGGGGAAATGGCGGGGATTTTTAGAAAAACCTAGTCTAATCCATTCCTAGCGGTGCCAGCAAACGATTGTTTTACCATCTTCCAGCGGGGCGTTTCCGGCCATAAAGCTGCTCGTCAGATTGCTTATAATTTGTTACCATCCGGGTTTGCCAATGACTCGCTCCGCCTAATAGGTGGATGTTAAATACGCACTTCGCGACTAACCTCAGCAAATACAAACGGAAGTCGGCATGACTATCGACGCTTATTCCTATCCTCCCTGTGGGACCAACAAGAAGATCAAGTTCTACTGCCCGGACATGGTCGGCGATATCGAAAAGATCGAGCGTCTGCTGCAAGGCGATCAGCGTGTGGCTTGTCTCGACTTCGTGAAAAAGCTGCTCGTTAAGTATCCGGACCATTCGATACCGCTGTTCTATAACGCGATTTTGAATTTGCAGCTTTCCGACGAACACAAAGCGGAAGAAGCAGTGAACTTGTTTCTGGAAAAGCATCCAGAACTAGCTTCGGCCCATGCCTTGAAAGCCACCCTGGATGCTTCGCTGGGCAAAGGGGACGAAGCGATCAACGAGTTGCAAACGGCCCTCGAAAAGACCGAAGTCAACCTGCATCCTTCTTTATATGATGCCTTTGGCGTTGTCGGCCAAATGTTGCTGATGACCGGCAAAGTGCTAGGCGCCCGGGCTCACTTCACGCAGCAAGCCAACCTGGCCCATGAAGACGACAACACGCCGATGCAAATGCTGATGCGGTTGAATCATGCTCCGGAGATCCCGATCTTCCTGAAGCAAGACCTGTCGTTCGCCGAGTGCCCGGCCGACTTCCCGCGCAAAGATGAATTCAACAACGCTCTTAAAGATGCCAGCCAAGGCTTGTGGCGTCGATCGCTGGCCCAGTTTGAAGAACTACGTGCCGGCGCGCCACGCAATCCGGCTATCCTCGAAAACATCGCAGCCCTGCAGTTCAGCTTGGCCCAAGACGAAACGGCTGCCAAAACACTGCATACGTTCGCCGTCGCCGAGCAGCGGATCGACTTTGAAACGGCGGCCGAAGCCGAAGCCTTGGCCAAGTCGCTGGGAGAGCAAGACGAAGAGCAAATCGACGTCGTCGCCGCCGCGATGCCTGTTCTGGAAATGGAGCAGTTGCTCGAAAAGCTGCGAGTTGACGAGCGGGCCGAGCATCTGCCGGTCGATCTTTCACAGTTGGGCACCGA comes from the Bremerella cremea genome and includes:
- a CDS encoding PVC-type heme-binding CxxCH protein codes for the protein MRTLLILLLIASPVWADFPEIHNSERDKEAQPMPPQQAAASFEVPEGFQVDVVFAEPDVQNPIAMAWDAQGRLWIAENFTYDQPSLKFDRSLRDRVLFFEDTDGDGKLDKRNVFVDDVQLLTSVEVGAGGVWLMCPPQVLFIPDADHDGKPDGPAEVVLDGFTVAKDNYHNFANGLRFGPDGWLYGRCGHSCPGHIGLPGTPDEKRLPMEGGIWRYHPQTKHVEVLTTGTTNPWGHDWDELGELFFINTVNGHLWHMIPGAHFMQNFALDPHPHSYQLIDTHADHWHFDTTGRWQDSRDGVANKYGGGHAHVGMMIYQGANWPEEYRGNLFTFNMHGRRANQDILVREGSGYVGQHGKDILLSGDPFFRGMDLSAGPDGSVYVIDWSDTGECHDHTGVHRTSGRIYRVSYEGARKFTRPPTGDSYFLNPMVQQLDDNWAPRMARIVLQEKYLAGEDMSPLIQLLQPLVFEEKPEQGLTSLAKHDRNRLRYLWTLHAIGGTDQSLLLKLLDDKNEHMRAWAIRLLTEQWPLDAAQGPVPQNAALAQQVREEAREMLPKFVQMAASDDSAFVRLTLASTLQRLPVELRGKLATQLVRHPEDANDHNLPMMVWYGLMSNKGEHLKDLGTVASASTWPTTTRLIARRLTEEIETQPDAINALIGRAKSFDASQAAAMLTGMSEALRGWSKAPKPTAWDSLALKLSKLPVQGIPAKVLELGAVFGDGRALDELRALALNNEADLQARRAALASLIEAKPDDLRTLCEKLITTPMVNVVAARGLAQYNDPAAAELLVANYRRFWETQRPEVLSILLSRPVFAHVLLDALANNRIRKSDVTAIHVRQLRSLGDETLNQRANEVWGEVRESSEEKQKAMAYWKERLSEENLAQADMARGRVVFEGLCAKCHRLYGEGSTIGPDLTGSNRSNLDYLLQNIIDPSAVVSADYRMTVLQLEDGRVFSGIVAEQNDKTLTLQTPTERVTVEKDQIEAQKKTNLSPMPDLQLGAAPNQPGGLLTDEQFLDLISYLKNPAQVPLPSK